A section of the Polyangium spumosum genome encodes:
- a CDS encoding PfkB family carbohydrate kinase — protein MSTSSPILIVGSMAFDDLDLPSGKARDVVGGSATYAAMTASVFAPVRVVAVVGDDFPEHVLIAMQTRGIDTRGIERASGKTFRWAGRYDQDLVHRTTLDTQLNVFADFRPRLPEGYRDTPFVLLGNIHPGLQLDVLEQVRAPRLVVADTMNFWITGEPSLLASMLKRIDVLIVNDEEARQLSGIHNIRRAARDILARGPKRLVIKRGEHGALLFDEEGVFAAHGFPLEDEVDPTGAGDSFAGGFLGYLATQPEVSPLALRRAMVHATATASFCVEAVGTAKVGALVRDEVTTRVAEIQKLYEFGASTM, from the coding sequence GTGAGCACGTCCTCTCCGATTCTCATCGTTGGATCCATGGCCTTCGACGATCTCGACCTGCCTTCGGGCAAGGCGCGAGACGTGGTGGGCGGCTCGGCCACGTACGCGGCCATGACCGCGTCCGTCTTCGCGCCGGTGCGCGTCGTCGCCGTCGTCGGGGACGACTTCCCGGAGCACGTGCTCATCGCGATGCAGACGCGCGGCATCGACACGCGTGGCATCGAGCGGGCGAGCGGAAAGACGTTCCGCTGGGCAGGCCGCTACGATCAGGATCTCGTCCACCGCACCACGCTCGACACGCAGCTCAACGTCTTCGCCGACTTCCGCCCGCGGCTGCCCGAGGGCTACCGCGACACGCCGTTCGTCTTGCTCGGCAACATCCATCCGGGCCTCCAGCTCGACGTGCTCGAGCAGGTGCGCGCGCCGCGGCTCGTCGTCGCCGACACGATGAACTTCTGGATCACCGGCGAGCCCTCGCTGCTCGCGTCGATGCTGAAGCGCATCGACGTGCTCATCGTGAACGACGAGGAGGCGCGGCAGCTCTCGGGCATCCACAACATCCGCCGCGCGGCGCGCGACATCCTCGCGCGGGGCCCGAAGCGGCTCGTGATCAAGCGCGGCGAGCACGGCGCGCTCCTCTTCGACGAGGAGGGCGTGTTCGCGGCTCACGGCTTCCCGCTCGAGGACGAGGTGGATCCGACGGGCGCGGGCGACTCGTTCGCGGGCGGCTTCCTCGGTTATCTCGCGACGCAGCCCGAGGTGTCGCCGCTCGCGCTCCGGCGCGCGATGGTGCACGCGACGGCGACGGCGTCGTTTTGCGTCGAGGCGGTAGGCACCGCGAAGGTCGGCGCGCTCGTGCGCGACGAGGTCACCACGCGCGTCGCCGAGATCCAGAAGCTCTACGAGTTCGGCGCCAGCACGATGTGA